The DNA segment tatagtGTGACTTGATCCACTATCCACTACTAGCTGGTTCTTGTCTTCTTTCATTTCTGAAAATAGACAAGAGTCAACACCTTAGATATTACTTAGGTTTAAAGTATGTTTTAATGGCTTTGTTTTATGTTCTTAATAATTTCAACTTTGTATAAggcatatataaaataaaactttatttcATAAATAGAATTGCCAAAGTCATAGAACATGGGAAACAAAAGACATAAAGCCAAATCAAGAATTCAAAGTGCAAAGACAAAAGCAATATGATATCGAAATCTTCATATTCAGCCACTTGTAAGGAGGTCTGAAGTCTCAAAGTCCTCCTGATCATCTTTGTCATGGGCTTGATCATCCTCATGGTCCAGATCATTCTCATCATCATAATGGACCAAATTTGCCTCAGAGTTCTTGCCCTTTATGATCTCCTGGTAGAGCTTAACAAGGTGTTGGGGAGTTTTGCATTTATTAGCCCAATGATTGGTCATCCCACAACTATGGCAAGCAGATTTGGTCGAGCTCGAGCCATGGGTTTTGAAGTCGGACATATACCCACGGTTAGCTTGATGACCTCGGCTATAGCCTCGGCCTCGGCTGCGACCAAGATGGTCTCGTGGTTGAAATCCACGGCCACGTGGTTGAAACCCACGGTTACGACCTTGCCATCTACCACGGCCTCTCATGCGACCATGGTATGACTCTCTTGGAGTCTCATCCTTTGGCTCTACGGCCGCATGTGCCTCAGGCAATGCTTTAGCACCAGGAGGCCATAGCTCACTGTTCATCATGAGCAACTCATTGTTTTGCTCAGCTAGCAACAAACAAGAGATTAAGGCAGCATAAGTGGAGAAACCCTTCTCTCGGTACTGTTGCTGAAGCACAACATTGCTGGTGTGGAATGTGGAGAATGTCTTCTCCAACATATCAGCATCAGTAATAGTCTCACCACAAAGTTTCAACTTTGAGACTATTTTGAACAAAGCCGAGTTATACTCTTCCACAGACTTATAGTCTTGGATTCTCAGGTTTCTTCAATCATAAAGGGCTTTTGGCAATATCACAGTTTT comes from the Brassica rapa cultivar Chiifu-401-42 chromosome A01, CAAS_Brap_v3.01, whole genome shotgun sequence genome and includes:
- the LOC117126724 gene encoding uncharacterized protein LOC117126724, which produces MSKINNLEYASLNLSGDNYLQWELDTKILSRSRNLGDTITEGTELSDKDNYKAIVVIRHHLAEGLKDQNLRIQDYKSVEEYNSALFKIVSKLKLCGETITDADMLEKTFSTFHTSNVVLQQQYREKGFSTYAALISCLLLAEQNNELLMMNSELWPPGAKALPEAHAAVEPKDETPRESYHGRMRGRGRWQGRNRGFQPRGRGFQPRDHLGRSRGRGYSRGHQANRGYMSDFKTHGSSSTKSACHSCGMTNHWANKCKTPQHLVKLYQEIIKGKNSEANLVHYDDENDLDHEDDQAHDKDDQEDFETSDLLTSG